In a single window of the Halobaculum lipolyticum genome:
- a CDS encoding cytochrome P450, giving the protein MSTTPPGPRGEPLFGNGRRYSRDPFSFMTDVADAYGDVIRLDLGPRETYMFTNPRDVERVLVSEWAAFGKPNLDDAIDDLLGDGLLMSEGDRWRRQRDLANPAFHASRIAGLDDAIVGHTNDALDGWRDGDTIDVQLELARLTVRIIVTAMFGTDVDARTVERVQEHLEPLGQRFEPNAMRAVIPSWAPTRENREFHDAVATLESIIDDLVARRQGTEETAPDPAGDAVDSPMPMDLLSILLRAKNAGEQTDDDLRDELMTMLLAGHDTTALALTYSFYLLSRHPEAKARFQAEVDALDGDPTAADVRELTFTDRVLSEAMRLYPPVYTLFRESKVDTRVAGYRIPEGSLIMLPQWVVHRSPRWYDDPEAFDPDRWAPERSAGRPRFAYFPFGAGPRHCIGKQFSLLEAKLILATVGRRFDFEYEGPELDLRGSLTMHPDHPMPLRLSSR; this is encoded by the coding sequence ATGAGTACGACACCGCCGGGCCCCCGCGGCGAGCCGCTGTTCGGCAACGGCCGGCGCTACTCCCGGGACCCCTTCTCGTTCATGACCGACGTGGCCGACGCCTACGGCGACGTCATCCGCCTCGACCTGGGTCCCCGCGAGACGTACATGTTCACCAACCCCCGCGACGTCGAACGCGTCCTCGTCTCCGAGTGGGCCGCCTTCGGGAAGCCGAACCTCGACGACGCCATCGACGACCTGCTCGGCGACGGTCTCCTCATGAGCGAGGGGGACCGCTGGCGACGGCAACGCGACCTCGCGAACCCCGCGTTCCACGCCAGCCGGATCGCCGGGCTGGACGACGCCATCGTCGGCCACACGAACGACGCGCTCGACGGGTGGCGCGACGGCGACACGATCGACGTCCAACTGGAACTGGCGCGCCTCACCGTGCGGATCATCGTCACCGCGATGTTCGGCACCGACGTCGACGCGCGGACCGTCGAGCGCGTGCAGGAGCACCTCGAACCGCTCGGGCAGCGCTTCGAGCCGAACGCGATGCGGGCGGTGATCCCGAGTTGGGCGCCCACCCGCGAGAACCGCGAGTTCCACGACGCCGTCGCGACGCTGGAGTCGATCATCGACGACCTCGTGGCGCGCCGGCAGGGCACCGAGGAGACCGCACCCGACCCCGCCGGCGACGCCGTCGACTCGCCGATGCCGATGGACCTGCTCTCCATCCTCCTGCGCGCGAAGAACGCCGGCGAGCAGACCGACGACGACCTCCGGGACGAACTGATGACGATGCTGCTGGCGGGCCACGACACGACCGCGCTCGCGCTCACCTACAGCTTCTACCTCCTGTCGCGACACCCCGAGGCGAAGGCGCGGTTCCAAGCGGAGGTGGACGCGCTCGACGGCGACCCGACCGCCGCCGACGTGCGCGAGTTGACGTTCACCGACCGTGTGCTGTCGGAGGCGATGCGGCTGTACCCGCCGGTCTACACGCTGTTCCGCGAGTCGAAGGTCGACACCCGCGTCGCCGGCTACCGGATCCCCGAGGGGTCGCTGATCATGCTCCCGCAGTGGGTCGTCCACCGCTCGCCGCGCTGGTACGACGACCCGGAGGCGTTCGACCCGGACCGGTGGGCGCCCGAGCGCAGCGCCGGCCGGCCCCGGTTCGCGTACTTCCCGTTCGGCGCCGGGCCGCGCCACTGCATCGGCAAGCAGTTCTCGCTGCTGGAGGCGAAACTCATCCTCGCGACCGTCGGGCGCCGCTTCGACTTCGAGTACGAGGGTCCCGAACTCGACCTCCGGGGGTCGCTGACGATGCACCCGGACCACCCGATGCCGCTGCGGCTCTCCTCGCGCTGA
- a CDS encoding ABC transporter ATP-binding protein: MSDTSQEPTTEQPQAGENGAAADDRRVSLRLDGVTKEFTEDDGGTVVAVDDVSLDVYDGEFIVLVGPSGCGKTTTLRTVAGLEQPTRGRIVIDGEDVSGQEPRERDVAMVFQNYALYPHKTVRDNIAFPLQIRKFPKGEIAERVEDTATMLGIGELLDRRPSDLSGGQQQRVALGRAIVRDPGLFLFDEPLSNLDAKLRIQMRTELNRLHSRVGKTSLYVTHDQAEAMTLSDRVVVMNDGEIQQVAPPEEVYANPANRFVAGFIGEPPMNFFDVRVEARDGTLVAVGDGFELSLPEALAVPTDAGTDFELGVRPEDFEDAALVDDADPARSMAVHVGVVEPMGPHKDLAVRPVGREDDPDAEFTARVSNATGATEGERLTLVVDTTNAHLFDRATGDNLTV; this comes from the coding sequence ATGAGCGACACGAGCCAAGAGCCGACGACGGAACAGCCACAGGCCGGCGAGAACGGGGCCGCGGCGGACGACCGCCGGGTGAGCCTCCGCCTCGACGGCGTGACCAAGGAGTTCACCGAGGACGACGGCGGCACCGTCGTCGCGGTCGACGACGTGAGCCTCGACGTGTACGACGGGGAGTTCATCGTCCTCGTCGGTCCCTCGGGGTGCGGGAAGACGACGACCCTGCGGACGGTCGCGGGGCTCGAACAGCCGACGCGCGGCCGAATCGTCATCGACGGCGAGGACGTCTCCGGGCAGGAGCCACGCGAGCGCGACGTCGCGATGGTGTTCCAGAACTACGCGCTGTACCCGCACAAGACCGTCCGGGACAACATCGCGTTCCCCCTGCAGATCCGGAAGTTCCCGAAAGGCGAGATAGCCGAACGCGTCGAGGACACCGCGACGATGCTCGGCATCGGCGAACTGCTCGACCGTCGCCCGTCGGATCTCTCGGGCGGGCAACAGCAGCGCGTCGCGCTCGGCCGGGCCATCGTCCGCGACCCGGGGCTGTTCCTGTTCGACGAGCCGCTGTCGAACCTCGACGCGAAGCTCCGCATCCAGATGCGCACCGAGTTGAACCGCCTCCACAGCCGGGTCGGCAAGACCTCGCTGTACGTCACCCACGACCAAGCGGAGGCGATGACGCTGTCTGACCGCGTCGTCGTGATGAACGACGGCGAGATCCAGCAGGTCGCCCCGCCCGAGGAGGTGTACGCGAACCCGGCGAACCGCTTCGTCGCGGGGTTCATCGGCGAGCCGCCGATGAACTTCTTCGACGTGCGCGTCGAGGCGCGCGACGGCACCCTCGTCGCCGTCGGCGACGGCTTCGAGCTGTCGCTGCCGGAGGCGCTCGCGGTGCCCACCGACGCCGGCACCGACTTCGAGTTGGGCGTGCGCCCCGAGGACTTCGAGGACGCCGCGCTCGTGGACGACGCCGACCCCGCGCGGTCGATGGCGGTCCACGTCGGCGTCGTCGAGCCGATGGGTCCCCACAAGGACCTCGCGGTCCGGCCGGTCGGCCGCGAGGACGACCCCGACGCCGAGTTCACCGCCCGCGTCTCCAACGCCACGGGGGCGACCGAGGGCGAGCGCCTCACCCTCGTCGTCGACACCACGAACGCCCACCTGTTCGACCGCGCCACCGGCGACAACCTCACCGTGTAA
- a CDS encoding helix-turn-helix transcriptional regulator: protein MRSPAAVAFALLLVLAGVAPAVAATAVPAGGPTGPAAPTAADSLAPDGRPAAPDLGLGFAQTGDVAADRVVLRATLRPDGDAEWRIAYRIELTDDNTTAAFESLQADVRENRSAYVSRFDSRMATTVAAAENATGREMAATNVSVTAQRNLFPTSTDYGVVAYTFTWEGFAATRGNSVVAGDALAGLFLDSGTVLTVAWPDGYEVRSVAPEADERSETAATWRGERTFGPDQPRVTVAPASALPLRPAYLAVAAVLLVGIGGAVLLRRRGDFPVGGDVLDRDGGASAAADGASGDEGAGGTGGADEPADRTRAADATADADGAAESPGDADADDDGAAADDDGDADDGDTAPPEELLSPHERVVRVVEGNGGRMKQADVTEELGWSAARTSQVVGDLRDDGTIESFRLGRENVLRLPEADDDPHPGDPDFPDPDDE, encoded by the coding sequence ATGCGCAGCCCCGCCGCGGTCGCGTTCGCCCTCCTCCTCGTGCTCGCCGGGGTCGCCCCGGCGGTCGCGGCGACCGCGGTCCCCGCCGGCGGCCCGACGGGTCCGGCGGCGCCGACGGCCGCCGACTCGCTCGCGCCCGACGGCCGTCCGGCGGCCCCCGACCTCGGTCTCGGCTTCGCCCAGACCGGCGACGTCGCCGCCGACCGGGTCGTCCTGCGGGCGACGCTCCGTCCGGACGGCGACGCCGAGTGGCGGATCGCCTACCGGATCGAGCTGACCGACGACAACACGACGGCGGCGTTCGAGAGCCTGCAGGCGGACGTCCGCGAGAACCGCTCGGCGTACGTCTCCCGCTTCGACTCGCGGATGGCGACCACCGTCGCCGCCGCCGAGAACGCCACCGGTCGCGAGATGGCCGCCACGAACGTCTCGGTGACCGCCCAGCGCAACCTCTTCCCGACGAGCACCGACTACGGCGTGGTCGCCTACACGTTCACGTGGGAGGGGTTCGCGGCGACCCGGGGGAACAGCGTCGTCGCCGGCGACGCGCTCGCGGGGCTGTTCCTCGACTCGGGCACCGTCCTCACCGTCGCGTGGCCCGACGGCTACGAGGTGCGGTCGGTCGCGCCCGAGGCGGACGAGCGCTCGGAGACGGCGGCGACGTGGCGCGGCGAGCGCACCTTCGGTCCCGACCAGCCGCGGGTGACCGTCGCGCCCGCCTCCGCGCTGCCGCTGCGGCCGGCCTACCTCGCCGTCGCCGCGGTACTGTTGGTGGGCATCGGCGGCGCCGTCCTCCTGCGTCGACGCGGCGACTTCCCCGTCGGCGGCGACGTCCTCGACCGCGATGGCGGGGCGTCCGCCGCCGCGGACGGCGCGAGCGGCGACGAGGGCGCCGGCGGAACCGGCGGCGCGGACGAACCGGCGGACCGAACGCGGGCGGCGGACGCGACCGCCGACGCCGACGGCGCCGCCGAATCGCCCGGGGACGCCGACGCGGACGACGACGGCGCCGCGGCGGACGACGACGGGGACGCGGACGACGGCGACACCGCGCCGCCGGAGGAACTGCTCAGCCCGCACGAGCGCGTCGTGCGGGTCGTCGAGGGCAACGGCGGCCGGATGAAGCAGGCGGACGTGACCGAGGAACTCGGCTGGAGCGCCGCGCGGACGAGTCAAGTCGTCGGCGACCTCCGCGACGACGGCACCATCGAGAGCTTCCGGCTGGGTCGCGAGAACGTCCTCCGGCTCCCGGAGGCGGACGACGACCCGCACCCGGGCGACCCGGACTTCCCCGACCCCGACGACGAGTAG
- a CDS encoding mandelate racemase/muconate lactonizing enzyme family protein produces the protein MRDFSMPDVRRAPERDVSITAVDTAVIRGNFDWNLVRVHTDAGVSGLGEAYRGGGVDEIVGYLADVLVGENPLDVERLFRHMVQETSGHGGTTGKVVTAASGVEFALWDLAGKLLGLPTYQLLGGKYRDEVRLYVDLHAGESYAVAHGATDYADDAAYQAEAYVERATEALDLGYDAMKFDLDAPADNDPEPTNGRLTPTHVAAKEEVVAGVVDAVDGRAEVAFDCHWDYDLGSGRRLAKALEPYPIMWLEDVLPPENMDAQRELARSTSTPLATGENRFRVHEFTQLLDDYAVDVVTPDPATVGGLAEAKAIANRAEERYLAFAPHNVCSPVGTAAMVHLCAAVPNASYLEYHALDVDWWTDLLDRDDPFIEDGRIAVSEAPGHGVELDESVARDHAVAHTDGFFEGADA, from the coding sequence ATGCGGGACTTCTCCATGCCCGACGTGCGCCGCGCCCCCGAGCGCGACGTGTCGATCACCGCCGTCGACACCGCGGTGATCCGCGGCAACTTCGACTGGAACCTCGTGCGCGTCCACACCGACGCGGGCGTGTCGGGGCTGGGCGAGGCGTACCGCGGCGGCGGGGTCGACGAGATTGTGGGCTATCTGGCGGACGTGCTCGTCGGCGAGAATCCCCTCGACGTGGAACGCCTGTTCCGCCACATGGTCCAAGAGACGTCCGGCCACGGCGGCACGACCGGGAAGGTCGTCACCGCGGCGTCGGGCGTCGAGTTCGCGCTGTGGGACCTGGCGGGCAAACTGCTCGGTCTCCCCACGTACCAACTGCTCGGCGGGAAGTACCGCGACGAGGTGCGCCTGTACGTCGACCTCCACGCGGGCGAGTCGTACGCCGTCGCCCACGGCGCGACCGACTACGCCGACGACGCGGCGTACCAGGCGGAGGCGTACGTCGAGCGCGCGACCGAGGCGCTGGATCTGGGGTACGACGCGATGAAGTTCGACCTCGACGCGCCCGCCGACAACGACCCCGAGCCGACGAACGGGCGGCTCACACCCACCCACGTCGCGGCGAAGGAGGAGGTCGTCGCGGGGGTGGTGGACGCCGTCGACGGCCGCGCGGAGGTCGCGTTCGACTGCCACTGGGACTACGACCTCGGCTCCGGGAGACGGCTCGCGAAGGCGCTGGAGCCGTACCCGATCATGTGGCTGGAGGACGTGCTGCCGCCGGAGAACATGGACGCCCAGCGCGAACTCGCCCGGTCGACGTCGACGCCGCTGGCGACCGGCGAGAACCGCTTCCGCGTCCACGAGTTCACCCAGCTGCTCGACGACTACGCCGTCGACGTGGTGACGCCGGACCCCGCCACCGTGGGCGGGCTGGCGGAGGCGAAGGCCATCGCCAACCGCGCCGAAGAGCGTTATCTCGCCTTCGCCCCGCACAACGTCTGCTCGCCCGTCGGCACGGCGGCGATGGTCCACCTCTGCGCGGCGGTGCCCAACGCCAGCTACCTCGAGTACCACGCGCTCGACGTGGACTGGTGGACGGACCTGCTCGACCGCGACGACCCGTTCATCGAGGACGGTCGGATCGCGGTGTCGGAGGCGCCCGGTCACGGGGTCGAGTTGGACGAGTCGGTCGCCCGCGACCACGCCGTCGCCCACACGGACGGCTTCTTCGAGGGGGCCGACGCGTGA
- a CDS encoding carbohydrate ABC transporter permease produces the protein MAGADLTNERYRRRQRVWDAVESPYVVHLVLFLAVLFIVTPLVWMLLTSLKTRQGVLAMTYLPLEPTLDAYSRALIDRGFWRAVVNSVIVASASTVIVMVLGTPAGYVFSRYRFRFDNAVFVFVLFTRLFPPIGLVTPYYRIVSTFGLLNTKTGIVIANVYLWLPLVIYIMRNFFITIPTALDEAARVDGCTKVQAFRHVVFPVVLPGFAAGTILTFLYSWREFLFAFTVSTDLQSMTIPVATFLFVGDAGIDWGAMAAAAVVSVIPSALVVIFFNRYIVVGLTGGMKG, from the coding sequence ATGGCCGGCGCAGACCTCACCAACGAACGGTACCGGCGCCGCCAACGCGTGTGGGACGCCGTCGAGAGCCCGTACGTCGTCCACCTGGTGTTGTTCCTGGCGGTGCTGTTCATCGTCACGCCGCTCGTGTGGATGCTGCTCACGTCGCTGAAGACGCGCCAGGGCGTGCTCGCGATGACGTACCTCCCGCTGGAGCCGACGCTGGACGCCTACTCGCGGGCGCTCATCGACCGGGGCTTCTGGCGCGCGGTCGTCAACAGCGTGATCGTCGCGTCGGCGTCGACGGTGATCGTGATGGTGCTCGGGACGCCCGCCGGCTACGTGTTCAGCCGGTACCGGTTCCGGTTCGACAACGCCGTCTTCGTGTTCGTGCTGTTCACCCGCCTGTTCCCGCCGATCGGGCTGGTGACGCCGTACTACCGGATCGTCTCGACGTTCGGCCTGCTCAACACGAAGACGGGCATCGTCATCGCGAACGTGTACCTCTGGCTGCCGCTGGTGATCTACATCATGCGCAACTTCTTCATCACCATCCCGACGGCGCTCGACGAGGCCGCGCGCGTCGACGGCTGTACGAAGGTGCAGGCGTTCCGCCACGTCGTGTTCCCGGTCGTGTTACCCGGGTTCGCGGCGGGGACGATCCTCACGTTCCTCTACTCGTGGCGGGAGTTCCTGTTCGCGTTCACCGTGTCGACGGACCTCCAGTCGATGACCATCCCGGTCGCGACGTTCCTGTTCGTCGGCGACGCCGGCATCGACTGGGGCGCGATGGCCGCCGCGGCCGTCGTGTCGGTGATCCCGTCGGCGCTGGTGGTGATCTTCTTCAATCGCTACATCGTCGTCGGCCTGACCGGGGGGATGAAGGGATGA
- a CDS encoding aspartate dehydrogenase domain-containing protein, with product MSDTPRLAVVGSGRIGADLIERAQAAEDVDLVGVLVRTEKDFLDPEVQVTTPADLAACDPDLIVEAATPGVLVDYAEELLAAADLMALSGSAFADPDDEAHLRAVSDDAGHAIYLPHAALFGIDGLADARSELDSVHIEARKDPAHLDFEYAETAPRFPDGAGATVLYEGPTRGLCRRFPRNFNSHASAALAGLGLDDTTSTLIADPDAETAYHEITATGDGFELVAVRDSAIEGVTGDFTLVSTWGSVRRVLATGGGLRFV from the coding sequence GTGAGCGACACCCCCCGCCTCGCGGTCGTCGGCTCCGGCCGGATCGGCGCGGACCTGATCGAACGGGCGCAGGCGGCCGAGGACGTCGATCTCGTCGGCGTGCTCGTCCGCACGGAGAAGGACTTCCTCGACCCCGAGGTGCAGGTGACGACGCCGGCGGATCTGGCCGCCTGCGACCCGGACCTGATCGTCGAGGCGGCGACGCCGGGCGTGCTCGTCGACTACGCCGAGGAGTTGCTCGCGGCGGCGGACCTGATGGCGCTGTCCGGCTCCGCCTTCGCCGACCCGGACGACGAGGCGCACCTCCGAGCCGTCTCCGACGACGCCGGTCACGCCATCTACCTCCCGCACGCGGCGCTGTTCGGCATCGACGGACTGGCGGACGCGCGGAGCGAACTGGACTCGGTCCACATCGAGGCGCGCAAAGACCCCGCACACCTCGACTTCGAGTACGCGGAGACGGCGCCCCGGTTCCCGGACGGCGCGGGGGCGACGGTGCTGTACGAGGGGCCGACGCGCGGGCTGTGCCGGCGGTTCCCGCGCAACTTCAACTCCCACGCGAGCGCCGCGCTGGCGGGGCTGGGACTCGACGACACCACCTCGACGCTGATCGCCGACCCCGACGCGGAGACCGCGTACCACGAGATAACCGCGACCGGCGACGGCTTCGAACTGGTCGCCGTCCGCGACAGCGCCATCGAGGGCGTCACGGGCGACTTCACGCTCGTGTCGACGTGGGGGTCGGTCCGGCGCGTGCTCGCCACCGGCGGCGGCCTGCGGTTCGTCTGA
- a CDS encoding mandelate racemase/muconate lactonizing enzyme family protein translates to MTVVEVESVPVSIPLSSPVSFATRTVERRDHTLTFVRDDEGNEGIGYTLGYDGAGLIADAVEELLAPMIEGEDPNHTTRLWRDMFEGTYQIGRKGLLLRAIATVDVALWDLRAKRVGLPLHEFLGAARESVPAYASGGYYRGEGTEGLREELETYLDRGHDAVKMKVGRRSPAREAERVAVAREVVGPERTLMLDANGAWRDTGEALRSCRRFAEFDPYFVEEPVRADSVELMARVREGLDYPVAAGELEFSRYGFAELLREGAVDVIQPDATVCGGITEWLRVAHTAASHDVPVTPHYNPHLHAHLVASVANGGMVEYFYRDRDIKVFDDLIVEPQTPENGTLTPRGPGHGVRIDRDALAEFRTDEGGA, encoded by the coding sequence ATGACCGTCGTCGAGGTCGAGAGCGTCCCGGTGTCGATCCCGCTGTCGTCGCCGGTGTCGTTCGCGACCCGGACGGTCGAGCGCCGCGACCACACCCTCACGTTCGTCCGCGACGACGAGGGGAACGAGGGCATCGGCTACACGCTCGGCTACGACGGCGCCGGTCTCATCGCCGACGCCGTCGAGGAACTGCTCGCCCCGATGATCGAGGGGGAGGACCCGAACCACACGACGCGCCTGTGGCGCGACATGTTCGAGGGGACCTACCAGATCGGCCGCAAGGGGCTGCTCTTGCGCGCCATCGCGACCGTCGACGTCGCGCTGTGGGACCTGCGCGCCAAGCGGGTCGGGCTGCCGCTCCACGAGTTCCTCGGCGCCGCCCGCGAGTCGGTGCCGGCGTACGCCAGCGGCGGCTACTACCGCGGCGAGGGCACCGAGGGGCTGCGCGAGGAACTGGAGACGTACCTCGACCGCGGCCACGACGCGGTGAAGATGAAGGTCGGCCGGCGATCGCCGGCGAGGGAGGCCGAGCGCGTCGCCGTCGCCCGCGAGGTGGTCGGTCCCGAGCGCACCCTGATGCTCGACGCCAACGGCGCCTGGCGGGACACGGGCGAGGCGCTGCGGTCGTGCCGCCGCTTCGCCGAGTTCGACCCGTACTTCGTCGAGGAGCCGGTGAGAGCCGACAGCGTCGAGCTGATGGCCCGCGTCCGCGAGGGGCTGGACTACCCCGTCGCCGCGGGCGAGTTGGAGTTCTCGCGGTACGGCTTCGCCGAACTGCTGCGCGAGGGCGCCGTCGACGTGATCCAGCCGGACGCGACGGTGTGCGGCGGGATCACGGAGTGGCTCCGCGTCGCCCACACCGCCGCCTCCCACGACGTGCCCGTCACACCGCACTACAACCCCCACCTGCACGCCCACCTCGTCGCCAGCGTCGCCAACGGCGGCATGGTGGAGTACTTCTACCGCGACCGCGACATCAAGGTGTTCGACGACCTGATCGTCGAGCCGCAGACGCCCGAGAACGGGACGCTGACGCCGCGGGGTCCCGGCCACGGCGTCCGGATCGACCGCGACGCGCTCGCGGAGTTCCGGACCGACGAGGGGGGTGCCTGA
- the lpdA gene encoding dihydrolipoyl dehydrogenase translates to MVVGDISTGTDVAVIGAGPGGYVAAIRAAQQGLDTTLIERDAYGGVCLNHGCIPSKAFIHGADVAHEAANAEELGIYADPAVDVERMQRWKSGVVDRLTGGVEKLCKANGVNLVEGTATFADEHKLRVAHGGDGQGSESIEFEHAIVATGSRPIQIPGFEFDGERVLSSRDLLGMEAAPDSLVVVGAGYIGMELSTMLAKLGTDVTVVEMLDDVLPGYEDDVQRIVRTRAEELGVEFHFGEGASEWSETGEGGVAVTTETEAGEQSEYLADQVLVAVGRSPVTDTLELENAGVETNDAGFIETDHQARTDVDSVFAVGDVAGEPMLAHKASKEGIVAAEVAAGEPAALDYQAVPAAVFTEPEIGTVGLSEAEAAEQGFEPIVGQMPFNASGRALTTTHTEGFVRVVADEETGFVLGGQIVGPEASELIAELALAVEMGATLEDVAATIHTHPTLAEATMEAAENAMGRAIHTLNR, encoded by the coding sequence ATGGTCGTCGGAGACATCTCGACCGGCACGGACGTCGCGGTCATCGGGGCCGGCCCCGGTGGCTACGTCGCCGCCATTCGGGCGGCACAACAGGGGCTGGATACCACCCTCATCGAGCGGGACGCCTACGGGGGGGTCTGCCTGAACCACGGCTGCATCCCGTCGAAGGCGTTCATCCACGGCGCGGACGTCGCCCACGAGGCGGCCAACGCCGAGGAGTTGGGCATCTACGCCGACCCCGCCGTCGACGTCGAACGCATGCAGCGGTGGAAGAGCGGCGTCGTCGACCGCCTCACCGGCGGCGTCGAGAAGCTGTGTAAGGCCAACGGCGTCAACCTGGTCGAGGGGACCGCGACGTTCGCCGACGAGCACAAACTGCGCGTCGCCCACGGCGGCGACGGGCAGGGCAGCGAGTCGATCGAGTTCGAGCACGCCATCGTCGCCACCGGGTCGCGCCCGATCCAGATCCCCGGCTTCGAGTTCGACGGCGAGCGCGTGCTCTCCTCGCGTGACCTGCTCGGGATGGAGGCGGCGCCGGACAGCCTCGTCGTCGTCGGCGCGGGCTACATCGGCATGGAGCTGTCGACGATGCTGGCGAAGCTCGGCACCGACGTGACGGTCGTCGAGATGCTCGACGACGTGCTCCCGGGGTACGAGGACGACGTCCAGCGCATCGTCCGCACGCGCGCCGAGGAGTTGGGCGTGGAGTTCCACTTCGGCGAGGGCGCCAGCGAGTGGAGCGAGACCGGCGAGGGCGGCGTCGCGGTGACGACCGAGACCGAAGCCGGCGAGCAGTCCGAGTACCTCGCCGACCAGGTGCTGGTCGCGGTCGGTCGGTCGCCCGTCACCGACACGCTGGAACTGGAGAACGCCGGGGTGGAGACGAACGACGCGGGGTTCATCGAGACGGACCACCAGGCGCGCACCGACGTGGACTCCGTCTTCGCGGTCGGCGACGTCGCCGGCGAGCCGATGCTCGCACACAAAGCGAGCAAGGAGGGCATCGTCGCCGCGGAGGTCGCCGCCGGCGAACCCGCCGCGCTCGACTACCAAGCCGTCCCCGCCGCGGTGTTCACCGAGCCGGAGATCGGGACGGTCGGCCTGAGCGAGGCCGAGGCGGCCGAACAGGGCTTCGAGCCGATCGTCGGCCAGATGCCGTTCAACGCCTCCGGGCGTGCGCTGACGACGACCCACACCGAGGGGTTCGTCCGCGTCGTCGCCGACGAGGAGACCGGCTTCGTGCTCGGCGGCCAGATCGTCGGGCCGGAGGCGTCGGAACTGATCGCCGAACTCGCGCTCGCCGTCGAGATGGGCGCGACGCTGGAGGACGTCGCCGCCACCATCCACACCCACCCGACGCTCGCGGAGGCGACGATGGAGGCCGCCGAGAACGCGATGGGGCGGGCGATCCACACGCTGAACCGGTAA
- a CDS encoding DUF7554 family protein encodes MEVEDLLKLVLVLVVIWIVLEILSEIVGTALTILGSLGGIIGVVIVILIVLWLTDRI; translated from the coding sequence ATGGAGGTCGAAGACCTGCTGAAGCTGGTGTTGGTGCTCGTCGTGATCTGGATCGTGTTGGAGATCCTCTCGGAGATCGTCGGGACCGCGTTGACCATCCTCGGATCGCTGGGCGGGATCATCGGGGTCGTGATCGTGATCCTGATCGTCCTCTGGCTGACCGACCGGATCTGA
- a CDS encoding 2'-5' RNA ligase family protein: protein MYSVNVPVPWDVRRLAASLEPDLASFASVRDRHTLVVKRLDGRDLNDLHRIRERLRPVLHGVAPFDLRVTGIDAFDRPPLGEGPVVYLAVETVDDGDGGDDDDGVRGRDPLRAVHDRLVREFGSVEGLEGASYVPHVTLARGWDGHGDPDEAVARLRDRGVEGVRWTVDELGVWSREYKEIAARVPLRG, encoded by the coding sequence GTGTACAGCGTCAACGTCCCCGTCCCGTGGGACGTCCGGCGGCTCGCCGCCTCGCTGGAACCCGACCTCGCGTCGTTCGCGTCCGTCCGGGACCGCCACACGCTCGTCGTCAAGCGACTCGACGGGCGCGACCTGAACGACCTCCACCGTATCCGCGAGCGACTGCGGCCCGTCCTCCACGGGGTCGCCCCGTTCGACCTCCGCGTGACCGGGATCGACGCGTTCGACCGCCCGCCGCTGGGCGAAGGCCCGGTCGTCTACCTCGCGGTCGAGACCGTCGACGACGGCGACGGCGGCGACGACGACGACGGTGTCCGCGGACGCGACCCGCTGCGAGCGGTTCACGACCGGCTGGTCCGGGAGTTCGGATCGGTCGAGGGGCTGGAGGGCGCCTCGTACGTCCCGCACGTCACGCTCGCCCGGGGGTGGGACGGCCACGGCGACCCCGACGAGGCGGTCGCTCGCCTCCGCGACCGCGGCGTCGAGGGCGTTCGCTGGACGGTCGACGAGTTGGGCGTCTGGTCGCGCGAGTACAAGGAGATCGCCGCGCGGGTGCCGCTGCGGGGGTGA